From the Paenibacillus sp. MMS20-IR301 genome, the window CTGCTGGGGCGGCTATAACAGCGACCGGAGCTACGGCATCGGCCTGGACATGCGCAGAGGACCGGGCTTCCTCTACTCTTCTACCACCTACATGCATGAAGGTGCAGGTGCCTGCAGTATGGTTATCGATCCCACGGAGCAGCTTGCTGCTGTATGGTTTGTCCCTTTTACCGGGGATAACTGGTATGCGGAAGGCCTCTACAATGTAACGAATATTATCTGGTCAGGACTGATGTAATGAACCGGCTCAGACACAACTGGAATATATGCCGTTCGGTAGCAGATGTGACCTACAAGGAGTGGAGCGCCTACCGTACACATTCCATGGTGTCCATTATCGTAGGCCCTATCTATTTCATGGTACAGTATTTTATTTGGACTGCAGTTTATGGGGATCAGGCGCTGCTGGGCGGCATCACGCTCCCCCAGATGATCCGCTATTTCGGCGCTACCGCGCTGATCGGTTATCTGATTATGGATTTTGCCGACTGGAACTTATCCATGCTTGTGCGTACCGGTAAATTCCTTACCTTCCATCTGCGCCCGGTTCACCACCGTTCCTTCGCCTTATTTCAGAAAATCGGCCACAGGTCACTAGGCTTCCTGTTTGAGTTTTTGCCCTGCCTGTTAATTTTCATCTTTATCTTTGGCGTGGATATGTGGCCGGCCAGCTTTCCTTGGACTCTTCTGTCCGTGGCGCTTGCCTTTCTCATGAATTTCTATGTGAACTATACCATTGGCCTGGCTTCCTTCTGGCTGGTGCAGTCGGCTGGAATCCGAAGCGCGTTTATGCTGGCAGCGGGAATATTCTCAGGTGCACTCATTCCGCTCGATTTCTTCCCGCACTGGCTGCAGGTCATTCAGTTCTTCCTTCCGTTTCAGTACATCGCTTATATGCCTGCTATGGTATTCACTGGCCACTATTCGCTTGGCGGGCTGGAGCTGTCCATTCCCCAGGCAGTCGGACTGCAGGCACTGGCTGTACTGGTTACCTTCGGAGTGAATGAGCTGGTCCGGCGCCTCGCCATGAAGCAGTTTACTGCGGTAGGCGCATAAATGCCCT encodes:
- a CDS encoding ABC-2 family transporter protein — protein: MNRLRHNWNICRSVADVTYKEWSAYRTHSMVSIIVGPIYFMVQYFIWTAVYGDQALLGGITLPQMIRYFGATALIGYLIMDFADWNLSMLVRTGKFLTFHLRPVHHRSFALFQKIGHRSLGFLFEFLPCLLIFIFIFGVDMWPASFPWTLLSVALAFLMNFYVNYTIGLASFWLVQSAGIRSAFMLAAGIFSGALIPLDFFPHWLQVIQFFLPFQYIAYMPAMVFTGHYSLGGLELSIPQAVGLQALAVLVTFGVNELVRRLAMKQFTAVGA